CGGCCAGGGCCGTTTAGGTATGCAAGACATTGAAGCAATCGGCACATTGCTCGAACATCCTCAGACCGTGCTGATTACAACTCACCAGAATCCTGATGCCGATGCTATGGGGTCGTCGTTGGGTTTGGCGGGCTATCTTCGGAAGAAAGGTCATCGGGTTACGGTTGTGACGCCGACAGATTATCCACAAAGCCTTCATTGGATGCCGGGCAATGATGGCGTCATTCCATTTGATGAAAAAGTCCGGGTTTCAGTCAGTCGACTCGTTGAAGAAAGTACCGTCATTTTCTGCCTCGATTTTTCCAGCCTCGATCGTATTCGTGAGCTAGCCCCGCTGATACGACAGGCACGTGCCCGAAAAGTACTGATTGACCATCACCTTGAACCTGAATCGTTTGCCGATTTAGCCCTCTGGGACCCTAAGGCGGCTGCGACGGCCGAACTCATTTTTCGGCTGATTGTACAACTGGGCGACAAAGCCTTGATTGATGTCCCCATAGCCGAATGTCTGTATTCGGGATTAATGACCGACACCGGCTCATTCCGCCATTCCAATACAACGGGCAATGTGCATCGCATGGCGGCTGAACTGGTCGATCTGGGGATTGATGTAAGTAGTATTCATCGACGCATTTTCGACAATGTATCACTCGATAAGTTTCGGATGCTCGGGTATGTCTTGAACGAAAAGCTGAAAGTGTTGCCTGAGTATAAGTTTGCCTACATCACACTGACCGATGCGGAGTTGAAGCGCTATCGATCAAAAACCGGCGATACAGAAGGCATGGTCAATTATGCACTAGCTGTGGAAGGGGTCGTAATGGCGGCTATTCTCATAGATCGGGTCGATGAAATTCGATTGTCGTTCCGCTCAATTGGCGATTTTTCGGTCAGAGATCTGGCTAGTACACATTTTGATGGTGGAGGGCATCGGAATGCCGCCGGTGGTCGTTCTAAATTATCAATGGCCGAAACGGAGAAAAAACTTTTATCTATAATTCCTTTGTATCAGCAATCACTGCTGGAAACTGTTTAATTTTTATGGATTTCAACTTTTGATTAGCCTCCGAGAGTCAGAAGCCTGAAACCTTGAACCTGAAGCAATCTTAAATAAACAACTAACAATCTCTCATGTCTCTCAAAAATTTCGGGAAAGCCGCCCTGATCGTCGCTGTGGTAGCGGCTTGCGGTAAAAACCGCGTTCAGGTAACGGACAACGGCCTGAAGTACCAAATTCACGAACAATCAGAAGGCACTCGTAAGGGTAAAGTTGGCGACATTCTGACGCTACACCTCACCCTGATGAACAACAAAGATTCAGTTCTGCGCGATACGCACAAAGAAGGGGCTCCTTTCCAGATGTTGCTCCAGGTTCCACCTTTCAAAGGATCTTATGAAGAAGGGTTGGCTATGCTGGGCAAAGGCGACAGTGCCACATTCTATGTGAGTGCCGACTCGCTTTTCACCCGGGCCATGCAGCCCCTGCCGCCAGGCGTTCAAAAAGGTAGTGATATTGGCATAGCCGTAAAAGTCCTGAATATTCAGACTGAAGACGAATATAAGAAACAGCAGGCTGCCGATTTTGATAAGCAAAAAGGGATTGATGCCAAAGTCATTGATAGCTATGTGGCTAAAAACGGTTTAGCCGGAAAAGGTCAGAAAACTCAGTCGGGAGTTTATTACATCGTAACCCAGCCTTCAAGTGGCCCCGCCCCTAAAGCCGGTGAAATTGTTAAAGTTCGTTACACGGGCAAACTATTGAACGGCACTATCTTCGACAGTTCCGAGAAAAGCCTTAATCCACAAGCCAGCGGTGAACCCGTTCAATTCCCGATTGGTGTAGGGCAGGTTATTCCAGGCTGGGAAGAGGGGGTTATGAAAATGCACAAAGGTGAAAAAGCAACCCTGATTATCCCTTCGACACTGGCCTATGGCTCACGTGCCAATCCGAAGATTCCAGCTAACTCAGTGCTGTTGTTCGACATTGAACTGTTGGACATTCAGAAAGGTCAACAGCCAGCAATGCAGCCTGGTATGCCACAGCCCAGTCGGTAAGATAGTCTCATTTATTCCGAAAGCCGTTTGCAGTTATAGCTGTAAACGGCTTTTTTTGTTGATGATGGAACTATGCTTTGCTACCAACAATCAACATAAACTCGACGAAGTGGCAGGTCAACTCGGTAACTCGTTTACCCTGAAAACCCTACGTGATATTGGCTGTACCGACGAGTTACCCGAAACGACGGGAACAATAGCCGGCAACTCACGCCAGAAAGCCGAATACGTCTGGACGCATTTCGGCCTATCGTGCTTTGCCGATGATTCGGGTCTGGAAGTAGATGCCCTCAATGGCGAGCCAGGTGTCGATTCGGCCTATTATTCAGGTAGTCGGGATGCTGGTAAGAATATAGAAAAGTTACTCACAAACCTTGCTGGAAACAGCAATCGGAAAGCCCGGTTTATCACGGTATTTACCCTAATTCTGCAAGGTGTTGAGCATCAGTTTGAGGGCGTTATCGAAGGCCAGATACTAACTGAGCCTCGTGGCGAAGGCGGATTTGGCTATGACCCCCTATTCCTGCCGGATGGCCATGACCAAACGTTTGCCGAAATGCGGATAGAAGAGAAGAACGGGATGAGCCACCGCTCCCAAGCTTTGGCAAAAATGATAGCCTACCTGGAAAAACAAAAAGGGAAGTAATACCCGGCTAAACGTGACATCCCGAAAGCGCTGTGCTTTCGGGATGTCATAACGTATCCTATTGTTCCGTTCCTACTCCGACCGCGAAGACGAAACCTTGGCGGCTGGTGTCGATTTTTCAGCTTTATCTTTCTCCAATTGTTTTTTCACAGCTTCACGCTGATCGTCGCGAACGGTTGGGTATTTGATGCCAAGTTGCTCCAGATAGGTTTTATACTTTGTTGGATCGTAATAAAACGTCGAGAGCTTCGGTTTGAACTCGTCCATGATCTTCTTATTCAGGTAGATCGCAGGTTTTTCCTTCGACGAAATCAGAGACTCATATTTAATATCTTTAGTCTGCTCATCCCGATAGTAAGCCCAGGCATCTTTAATCAACTCGGGCTTCATCAGTAGATCAAGCAACGTCATGGCTTCCGCTTTGGCACCGTAGACAACCCCCTTATGGGCAATTGGTGTCGCCATCGAAATGGCATTCGCCCAGTGGTGGCCTGGTAATCCGGGAATATTACTTGGATAGCGTAATACAATCGTCGGCAGCGACCACGAAATATCAGCAATATCGTCGGAACCACCACCCATAGACGTCATGGCCTGACCACCCATCATCACCACAGGAGCCGACGAAGTTGGCAGACTCATGGAATCGAGTTTGGTAGCCAGTCCACTCATTTTAGGCGCCTGAAGCTCCAGTTGCGAAGCGCGAGCCAGGAGTTGATCTTCCTCAGTCCAGGTGGGTAGGCCCACCTTTTTGATATTCTCGTAAGCTGCAATGGCCATCGCCTTATTGGTATGCACTGGCCAGGCCGAGCCTAAAATTTCGTAGCTGAATTTCGTATCGGTCATCAGCGCAGCCCCCTCGGCAATTTTGACACCCGTTTCGAACAGTTTTTTGATCTTCGGATACGTTCGTTCCCGAAAATAATACCAGACCGACGCTTTTGAAGGAACAACGTTAGGCTGATCGCCCCCGTCTGAAATGACATAGTGTGAGCGTTGGGTAAGCTCCAGGTGTTCACGGCGGAAATTCCAGCCTACGTTCATCAGTTCAACCGCATCCAGTGCACTCCGGCCACGCCAGGGTGCACCAGCTGCGTGAGCAGCCTGCCCTTCAAAACTGAACTTTACCGACACCAGCCCGTTATTGCCATTATCACCCCAGGAAACGCCGAGATTATTGCCTACGTGGGTAAAAATGCAGGCGTCAACATCTTTGAAATAGCCGTCCCGAACGTAGAAAGCCTTTGTGCCGACGAGTTCTTCGGCCACACCCGGCCAAAGCATTAGCGTACCGGGAATTTTCTCGCGCTCCATCAGCTTCTTCACGGCCAGTACAGCTACAATATTCAACGCCTGACCGGAGTTGTGCCCTTCGCCATGACCAGGAGCGCCTTCCACAATTGGATCTTTATAGGCTACACCCGGCTTCTGGCTAGCCTTTGGAATACAGTCGATATCGGAACCGATTGCGATGAGTGGTTTACCTGATCCCCAGGTAGCCACCCAAGCCGTTGGAATACCGGATATACCAGTTTTTACAGTAAAACCTTCGTTTTTCAGCAGGCCGGTTAAGTACTCGAACGATTCTTCCTCCTGAAAACCCAGCTCGGCAAAACTGAAGAGCATATCGTTGATTTGTTGCGCCAGTGCCGAATTGGCTTCCACAGCCGCAACAGCTTCCTGTTTCAATTTGTCAAGTTTGTCGACGGATTTAGCTCCTTTCTTTGCCTGCGCTATTAGAAGCGTTGGCACGAGCAAGAGGAACAATAAAAGATTTGTACAGTTTCTCATTGGTATTACCAAATTTTATAATGATGATTGGGCAGTTGACTAGCTAAAGATACGGCTAAATGATAAAGCAATGAATAATTAACAACAAAAAAGACAACCCAATATGAGTTGTCTTTGAATGGCATGGTACCTGAACCGACGCAAGACTTATCTATTCTGTCTTTAGCCTGGTCAGAAAGCGGTCGTATGTATCTTGGTCAATAGACAGCTCGATCCGTTTGTGCGGATTGGTAAAACCAGCCACAATCGTCACATTGGACTTGGCAACACCGATTTGCTTAGCCAAAAATT
This window of the Spirosoma aerolatum genome carries:
- a CDS encoding DHH family phosphoesterase; protein product: MQDIEAIGTLLEHPQTVLITTHQNPDADAMGSSLGLAGYLRKKGHRVTVVTPTDYPQSLHWMPGNDGVIPFDEKVRVSVSRLVEESTVIFCLDFSSLDRIRELAPLIRQARARKVLIDHHLEPESFADLALWDPKAAATAELIFRLIVQLGDKALIDVPIAECLYSGLMTDTGSFRHSNTTGNVHRMAAELVDLGIDVSSIHRRIFDNVSLDKFRMLGYVLNEKLKVLPEYKFAYITLTDAELKRYRSKTGDTEGMVNYALAVEGVVMAAILIDRVDEIRLSFRSIGDFSVRDLASTHFDGGGHRNAAGGRSKLSMAETEKKLLSIIPLYQQSLLETV
- a CDS encoding FKBP-type peptidyl-prolyl cis-trans isomerase codes for the protein MSLKNFGKAALIVAVVAACGKNRVQVTDNGLKYQIHEQSEGTRKGKVGDILTLHLTLMNNKDSVLRDTHKEGAPFQMLLQVPPFKGSYEEGLAMLGKGDSATFYVSADSLFTRAMQPLPPGVQKGSDIGIAVKVLNIQTEDEYKKQQAADFDKQKGIDAKVIDSYVAKNGLAGKGQKTQSGVYYIVTQPSSGPAPKAGEIVKVRYTGKLLNGTIFDSSEKSLNPQASGEPVQFPIGVGQVIPGWEEGVMKMHKGEKATLIIPSTLAYGSRANPKIPANSVLLFDIELLDIQKGQQPAMQPGMPQPSR
- the rdgB gene encoding RdgB/HAM1 family non-canonical purine NTP pyrophosphatase, producing the protein MELCFATNNQHKLDEVAGQLGNSFTLKTLRDIGCTDELPETTGTIAGNSRQKAEYVWTHFGLSCFADDSGLEVDALNGEPGVDSAYYSGSRDAGKNIEKLLTNLAGNSNRKARFITVFTLILQGVEHQFEGVIEGQILTEPRGEGGFGYDPLFLPDGHDQTFAEMRIEEKNGMSHRSQALAKMIAYLEKQKGK
- a CDS encoding amidohydrolase; translation: MRNCTNLLLFLLLVPTLLIAQAKKGAKSVDKLDKLKQEAVAAVEANSALAQQINDMLFSFAELGFQEEESFEYLTGLLKNEGFTVKTGISGIPTAWVATWGSGKPLIAIGSDIDCIPKASQKPGVAYKDPIVEGAPGHGEGHNSGQALNIVAVLAVKKLMEREKIPGTLMLWPGVAEELVGTKAFYVRDGYFKDVDACIFTHVGNNLGVSWGDNGNNGLVSVKFSFEGQAAHAAGAPWRGRSALDAVELMNVGWNFRREHLELTQRSHYVISDGGDQPNVVPSKASVWYYFRERTYPKIKKLFETGVKIAEGAALMTDTKFSYEILGSAWPVHTNKAMAIAAYENIKKVGLPTWTEEDQLLARASQLELQAPKMSGLATKLDSMSLPTSSAPVVMMGGQAMTSMGGGSDDIADISWSLPTIVLRYPSNIPGLPGHHWANAISMATPIAHKGVVYGAKAEAMTLLDLLMKPELIKDAWAYYRDEQTKDIKYESLISSKEKPAIYLNKKIMDEFKPKLSTFYYDPTKYKTYLEQLGIKYPTVRDDQREAVKKQLEKDKAEKSTPAAKVSSSRSE
- a CDS encoding DUF167 domain-containing protein, which translates into the protein MPVTLHLKVKPGSKVDQLLYDAAGMLNAKIKAPAQDGKANAYLTEFLAKQIGVAKSNVTIVAGFTNPHKRIELSIDQDTYDRFLTRLKTE